TACTTTTAAGATTTTTCCCCAACGTAAATAATTTGCTTCGGTTCAAAAAAGGTTGGGAAATTCTAGTTTAAGCTCCATATCAATTGGATAtgaattgaattaattaccTTATACCAATTAAATTTTACATGACTAAGTgcataaaaaaagaccaatttCTGTCAAATAACGTCAATAATAGTATTTTTATGAATTGTTTGTGTTGCTGTAGTTTCAGGTGGAAGGTCTTCTCACTTACCTTGAAAGTCACGGCGCTCAGATCCGGCAGATTTGGTTCACCCACGGACTGAAGTACGATCGACTCTTCGCAGCCATCTCTGTAAGGAACCACAAGTCTCGCAAATGCAGTAGAAGCAAAGCTTAGTACCGCGCTTCTGTTTTCAGAGGGGATGCTGTCCCGATTTGGAGCTGCTGGAGGTGAACAAAAAACTGGACACTAAAGACGGCGAACTGACCTTTTGCGTCCAAGCGTTACAGAGGGCTTGCCCCAAACTTAAGGTAGAAGATGGTAGACATCAGAAGTGGGGGATTCGAGTCACATTACTTGACTCAAGTCAGGCTTAACTTGTCAAATTTGTGACTGTAAAGAGCTAATGTAATGCATGTTGTCTGCCTGGAGTTGGCGCTGTGCAGTCGATACTATGGATTGTCCCTGATGGACGTAAGCTGTATGACTCCACTTGCTTGACGGTTGATATGCCATATTAATTCGGGGTTTGCTTGAAACATGAAGTTTAAGACTTGAGAATTCCTCTGGTAATTCTTTTGTTTCGGCTTCCTGATTTTAGTTcatgaggaaaataaaaataaaattaaaaaaaactccccTGTACTTGTCATCAGACCTTCCGGATGCTGAACGTCCACCCGCTGCAAAAGAGCATGCGGAACGGTGCTGAATTGTCTCCTGGATTTCCTCTACTGGAGGAGCTATGTATCGCCACCGCATCGTACTCCTACATGACCGACAAATACTTAGGGGACATACTCTTTGGCTCCCCCCGGCTGCGAGTGCTGGACCTGCGAGGCTGCTCACGTGTCACGTCTGCGGGTCTGGTAGCGTTACCCTGTCTTGGTAAAGGGGCCATTTTTACTTTGTCTTGTTTTGGGGTTTCAAATTCAGTTTTAAGACAGTTAGCATCAAAAACTAGGGTTAGGGCTTCAATCCAGTGGcaaattaaacaattaaaaaatatattcatcaaaactcaaacatacatatttacaACTAAGACGTTTAAACTTTTTAAATTTGACCTTAAgtacccttaaaaaaaaatttgaaatgtgCCTACCGGTACTTTGTGTCTGGCAGAACTGGAGTGCCTCTTCTGGGGCCAGTACTTCAGCAGTCACGTGGGCATATCCCAGAAGGAAGGCCTCCATGCTGTGATGCAGAAGTGGAGTCACACGCTGCGGCAGCTGGACGTGGCCAATCAGCTTTTCTCTGAGGAGGACCTGGAGGTGGCCATGTGCCACCTGGCCAGGGCCAACGACGCCGACACCCTGCGCTCGCTCAACCTGAGCGGGACCAGAATCACTCCAGCTGCTCTCAGGTAACCGAAACCACTTCTTCTTTGTTTACCTTTAGaaccagtgtttcccaaccactGTGCCATGAGAGAACATTAGGTGTGCTACAATTGAATGAAATGATTCAGTTTTACTGTTGATGTTTATATTAATCAATAGTAAAACCTGTACCCTGGGTTGGGATACACTGTTATAAACCACAATGACTGATTGCATCTCCATCTTTCCTGTGGTTTTGCAGGCCTGTCATAGGCCAAATGACAGCACTCGACTACCTCAACCTGTCCGCCTGTCGGTATCTTCCCAGAGGGCTAAAGAGGATTTATCGCGGACAGGAGGACATTCGCCAGTTGCTGGACAAGTTGGAGTAGATCTAAAACCATGACACACTTGCCTCAATAATTAATATTCCTGAAGTTTTTGTGTTATATTTTCAAAtagatgttttgttttcctcattGATTATTGGAAATAAATTTTTGCAGTTCCGcgttacatttgtttgtttccttTAATATGACATAGGTGTTATATGAGTCAAAATCATTACACTTGAtgtttttagtcatttaatcgTCCCTTTTTAGGTACTTCAGCTAAAAGCTAAATTATCGAGGTTTTTGCTTGGGTTTGCTTGTCTTAATGTTCACCTTTGACATGTACTCTAAATACTTAAATATAGGTAGGAAAACCTGTTCACTGAGCAAATAAGAGCTTCAGAAAGCCAGTTCATactgaaataaaacaaacagcGTTTACCTTCACGTTTATTAGgtaacatttttcataataGTACAGAAAATCTAGGTTATATGACCATGATCTTAAACTTAATATTAaaaattcatgtatttatttcagtagACCGAGCGCAACAATTTCCTGGCATATCTGTATGAAACTAAGATTAAATGTtcttgagtgaaaaaaatagtgctcatctaatgctaattaaGCTTTATaacaaagcacaaatcaatgaaAAGATTCTTCACTTTTTGATCAAGGGGAGTAAACTTAGTCCAGTGATGGGATCTGTGATGCACCTCTTGAGCAGCTGGAGATAGGTGAGGTTCTCTTGTGTGTTGGGATCAAAAAAACCTTTAGTGTCATCATCAGAGTCAGACAGAATCTGGTTCATTTCCTCGTCAAAGTAGCCTCTTTGGTAAGCCACCTGCACAGGAACTCTGTGGCTGTATACTGGGTCAATGATGCCTCCTGTGGCAATTTGAGCTTCCAGGAGACGAATTCCATGATCTTTGACGATCAAGTCCTTCTTCAGGGCCTGGAACAGAGATATTGTTTTTTCGGTGTAAGGGTCTCTGTATCCTGTGACAGCTCGTTCTGCTGACAGGAGTTTCTTTTGCCACTCATTGCCAACAACTCTCTGAGCCACAGCTTCATCTACCGAAAGTTTCTTGTTGTTGACTGGGTCGATGACAAAGCCAGTTGCAGCTTGGGCCTCTAGGAGCACAAGAGAAGTTCCAGGAGTAAGCAGGCCTCTGGACTTGGCTTCATAGATGCTCAGGGTCTCCCTGGTGGACTGCAAGTACACACCCGCTATACAGTTGGTCCCTTCTAGATACCTGCGGACAGAGTCCATTTCACTCACTTTCTTAACTGTGACTGTTCCTGCCCTAAGTTCTTTGTAGAGGTCTTCATTGATTATTTTGGATTCAAGCAACTCTGTAGCACTGACGTCTTTTCTAAGACCATGAAAGCTTCCAGTCTCGCTGATCGTGGTGGTGATGATGGTGGTCTTTGTGGTGCTGGTGTCAACGTTTGTTTTTGGTACTTGACATGAGATGACTGATGATGTGGTTGTAGTGGTGGTGTGCTGTTGAATTATCATCAAGATGATCTCCAAAAAGCGTTCGATCGTGATAGCACCACACTTGAACTGTTGTACAAGCTCCCTCCTCTTCTCCTCAGTGACATATCTGGAGTAGAGCAGATCCCACAGTGACACTGTGGTTCCATGATACTTCCCACCTGCACTAGTGGTAGTTGTAGATTTCAGAATAAGTTTTGTGGCCTCGTCAACAAAGAAGTAGAACTCCCCTTTCTTCACAATAACCAACAGGCTAAGTCCAGTAATGGGATCTGTGATGCATCTCTCGACCAGCTGGAGATAGGTGAGGTTCTCTTGTGTGTTGGGATCAAAAAAACCTTTGGTATCATCATCTGGGTCGGACAGAATCTGGTTCATTTCCTCGTCAAAGTAGCCTCTTTGGTAAGCCACCTGCACAGGAACTCTGTGGCTGTATACTGGGTCAATGATGCCTCCTGTGGCAATTTGAGCTTCCAGGAGACGAATTCCATGATCTTTGACGATCAAGTCCTTCTTCAGGGCCTGGAACAGAGATATTGTTTTTTCGGTGTAAGGGTCTCTGTATCCTGTGACAGCTCGTTCTGCTGACAGCAGTTTCTTTTGCCACTCATTGCCAACAACTCTCTGAGCCACAGCTTCATCTACCGAAAGTTTCTTGTTGTTGACTGGGTCGATGACAAAGCCAGTAGCAGCTTGAGCCTCTAGGAGCACAAGAGAAGTTCCAGGAGTAAGCAGGCCTCTGGACTTGGCTTCATAGATGCTCAGGGTCTCCCTGGTGGACTGTAAGTACACACCCGCTATACAGTTGGTCCCTTCTAGATACCGACGGACAGAGTCCATTTCACTTACTTCCTTTACTGTGATTGTTCCTGTGTTGAGATCTTTGAAGAGGTCTTCATTGATGATTTTGGATTCAAGCAACTCCGTAGCACTGACATCCTTCCTAATACCATGAAAGCTTCCAGTCTCGCTGACcgtggtggtgatggtggtcTTTGTGGTGCTGGTGTCAACGTTTGTTTTTGGTACTTGACATGAGATGACTGATGATGTGGTTGTAGTGGTGGTGTGCTGTTGAATTATCATCAAGATGATCTCCAAAAAGCGTTTGATCGTGATAGCACCACACTTGAACTGTTGTACAAGCTCCCTCCTCTTCTCCTCAGTGACATATCTGGAGTAGAGCAGATCCCACAGTGACACTGTGGTTCCATGATACTTCCCACCTGCACTAGTGGTAGTTGTAGATTTCAGAATAAGTTTTGTGGCCTCGTCAACAAAGAAGTAGAACTCCCCTTTCTTCACAATAACCAACAGGCTAAGTCCAGTAATGGGATCTGTGATGCATCTCTCGACCAGCTGGAGATAGGTGAGGTTCTCTTGTGTGTTGGGATCAAAAAAACCTTTGGTATCATCATCTGGGTCGGACAGAATCTGGTTCATTTCCTCGTCAAAGTAGCCTCTTTGGTAAGCCACCTGCACAGGAACTCTGTGGCTGTATACTGGGTCAATGATGCCTCCTGTGGCAATTTGAGCTTCCAGGAGACGAATTCCATGATCTTTGACGATCAAGTCCTTCTTCAGGGCCTGGAACAGAGATATTGTTTTTTCTGTGTAAGGGTCTCTGTATCCTGTGACAGCTCGTTCTGCTGACATCAGTTTCTTTTGCCACTCATTGCCAACAACTCTCTGAGCCACAGCTTCATCTACCGAAAGTTTCTTGTTGTTGACTGGGTCGATGACAAAGCCAGTAGCAGCTTGAGCCTCTAGGAGCACAAGAGAAGTTCCAGGAGTAAGCAGGCCTCTGGACTTGGCTTCATAGATGCTCAGGGTCTCCCTGGTGGACTGTAAGTACACACCCGCTATACAGTTGGTCCCTTCTAGATACCGACGGACAGAGTCCATTTCACTTACTTCCTTTACTGTGATTGTTCCTGTGTTGAGATCTTTGAAGAGGTCTTCATTGATGATTTTGGATTCAAGCAACTCCGTAGCACTGACATCCTTCCTAATACCATGAAAGCTTCCAGTCTCGCTGACcgtggtggtgatggtggtcTTTGTGGTGCTGGTGTCAACGTTTGTTTTTGGTACTTGACATGAGATGACTGATGATGTGGTTGTAGTGGTGGTGTGCTGTTGAATTATCAAGATGATCTCCAAAAAGCGTTCGATCGTGATAGCACCACACTTGAACTGTTGTACAAGCTCCCTCCTCTTCTCCTCAGTGACATATCTGGAGTAGAGCAGATCCCACAGTGACACTGTGGTTCCATGATACTTCCCACCTGCTCTGGTGGTAGTTGTTGATTTCATTATAAGCTTTGTGGCCTCGTCAACAAAGAAGTAGAACTCTCCTTTCTTCACAATGGGCAATAAGTTAAGACCTGTGTTTGGATCAGTGACACACCTCTCTATAAGTTGGAGATAAGTGAGGTTCTCATGTGTGTTAGGATCAAAAAAGCCCTTGGTGTCATCATCTGGGTCAGACAGAATTTGATTCATTTCTTCATCAAAGTAACCTCTCTGGTAAGCCACCTGCACAGGAACTCTGTGACTGTATACTGGGTCTATGATGCCTCCTGTGGCAATTTGAGCCTCAAGAAGACGAATTCCATGATCCTTGACTATGAGATCCTTAATCAGGGCTTGGAATAAAGAAATGGTTTCACCAGTGTAGGGGTCAGTGTATCCTGTGACAGCTCGTTCTGCTGAGAGCAGCTTCTTTTTGTACTCTCTGCCAACTACTTTCTGAGCTACAGCTTCAGCCACTGAAAGTTTTTTGTCGTTGACCGGGTCGATGACAAAGCCAGTGGCAGCTTGAGCTTCTAGAAGTACAAGAGATGTCCCAGGAGTCAGCAAGCCTCTGGACTTTGCTTCATAGATGCTCATAATCTCCTTTGTAGACTCAACTCTGACACCGGCTATGCAGTTTGTCGAACCAAGATACTTTTGGACGGATTCCATTTTGTTCACATGGTCGACAGTCACTTCCCCTTGTATGATCTGCGTGAAAAGCTCCTTTGAGATGATCTTTGACTCAAAGAGCTGACTTGCTGAGACCTGCTTCCTCAGTCCTTTGAACTTTCTTTCTTTGGAAGACACCTCTGCAATGATGACTGTGAGTATTTCAATTAACCCTTCAACTGTTATGGTGCCGGTCTGGTATTGTTGTATGAGCTGCTCCCTCTTCTTCTGTGATATGTATTCAGACAGCAACAATTCCCACAAGCTCACATCTTTGCTTTGGAATTTACCCACATTCATGgcaactgttttatttttaaattcaagcTCTATTTGTTCCTTTGTGTGAAAAACATTTGATCTATCCTCCTGCAGTGGTATAAGAAGTAGTCCTGTTTTAGGATCTATTTCACATCTCTCCATCAACTCGAGGTAGGAGAGTTTTTCCTTCGTGTTGGGGTCAAAATATCCCTTTGAATTTTCAGGGGGGTTCAGCAGAATGATTTTTAGTTGGTCATCCAGAAGTCCTCTTTTGACTGCAACATTAACAGGCAGCCTGAGACTCATGTTTGGGTCTACAATTCCACCCGTTGCTATTTGTGCCTGTAGAAGACGAATGGCATCACTTCTTTCAATCAGCTGCTCATTCATAGCCTCAAAAAGTGATATTGTTGTGTCGGTGTAGGGGTCTTTATAGCCAGTAACGGCTCGCTCGGCCAACAGAAGCTGCTCACATACATCTGGCCCAATGACTTCCTCTTTTGTGGCCTCGTCAACCCTGTAGAACTTGTTTGTGAGAGGGTCAATGATCCATCCTGTAGAAGCCTGTGCTTCGAGCAGTAAATGTGCAATGCCATCTGTCAATATACCTTCTGTTTTTGCACCATATATGCTCAGAACTGTTTGTGATGGATACACTTTAATCCCAGCAATGCTCCTCGATCCATTGAGATATCGTTGCACGTGCTCACGTCTGGTGACTTCTGCCAAAGTCACTTTGTCTTCTATCACCTGGTTGAATGTGTCAATGTCGATAATGCCACAGTCGAGCAATTGTTTGACTGAGACAAGCTTTCTCAGGCCCATTATCATTTTGGGCGCTTTACTTTTCTCCAGTTTTTCAATGATAGATACTAATATGGTGATGATAGTGTGTGTAGTGACCTTCCTTGTTCGGAATTTTTCCAGCAGTTCATTTCGCTGTTCTTCAGTGAAGTAGCCAGAGTGGATCAAGTCCCAGAGAGAAATTGATTTTCCTGCGTAGCATCCTAATGTTATGCTCACCACTGTCTCTTCAAACACTTTCTGTATTTCACTATCAGTGTAGAGGCTTACAGTTGTTTTTGAGGTTTTTGGTGTGCTAGTCATTGGTAAGAGGAACAGTCCTGTTTCTTTATCTTTTACACACCTCCCCAACATTTCCATGTATGTCAGATTTTCTTTGGTGTTAGGGTCAAAAAACCCTTTTGTGTCATCACTTGGGTCCAACAGAATTTGATTCAGTTCTTCATCAAAATATCCTTTCCTGTAGGCAACATTAAGAGGTAAGTGAAGACACTTCAAGGGATCAATGATACCACCTGTCGCAATTTGGGCCTCAAGTAAACGAATGCCGTGCTCCTTCACAATGAGATCCTTTTTCAAGGCTTGGAAAAGAGAGATCTTTTGGCCCGTGTAAGGATCGGTGTAACCAGTGACGGCCCTCTCTGCAGACAGAATCTTTTCATACATCTGAGGACCAATTAACATTTCCTGTAGCGCTTGTTTCACAGTGAGCTTTTTGTTTGCCAGTGGATCGACAATGAACCCTGTGGCTGCCTGTGCTTCTAGGAGGCAAAGCGCTGTGCCTGGTGTCAGGATGCCAGTTTTCTGTGCTTCATAGATGCTCAGCTTCTGATTGGAGGGCTGCAGTATCACACCAGCGACGCAGCTCTTCCCTTGTAGATAGGCTCTCACACTGTCCATTAGCAATAGATCAGTGCTCTTCAAAGTTCCATCAATCAAGTTGCTGAACGTTTTTTCATCCACTATTTCAAGCTCCAAAAGATCCACGATGGAAACTTCTCCTCTGAGGGCTCGGAAGCTCAGGTCTGCTTGCTGTTTAATCTCCTTACTCTCAATGATGACTAAAATCGACTCAATGATTTCCTCAATTGTGAGTCTCCTTGACTTGAAGCGTTTAAAGAACTCCTGTCGTTTTTCCTCTGACAGATACTCTGAATTGATGAGGTCCCAAAGAGTGGCGTGCTTGCCCTTGAAGCGGCCATACCGTACAGAAACGACTGTTCTTCTGAACAGTTCCTTCATGGCGTCATCTATGTTCACTTTGTGACTTTTGCCTTTGAGTGGCAGGAGACAGAGTCCCGTACTGGGATCTGTGACACATCTGGCCATGAGCTGCAAGTAGGTTAGGTTCTCGTGTGTGTTGGGGTCAAAAAACCCTTTAGTGTCATCACTGGGGTCACTCAGGATTTCATTCATCTCCTCATTGAAATACCCACACTTGTAGGCCACATGGACGGGAATGCGATGGCTGTTAACTGGGTCGATGATACCGCCAGTGGCAATTTGTGCCTCTAGGAGTCGAATACCGTGATCCTTTAGGATGAGATCTTTTTGCATGGCTTGGAACAGAGAGATTGTGGTCCCGTAGTACGGGTCTTTGTAACCTGTCACCGCCTTCTCTGCAGAGCGCAGCTTTTGGCATAAATCAGGTCCAACAATCTTGGCTTTGACGGCATCATCCACAGAAAACTTTCTGTTTCCAATAGGATCAATGATGAATCCTGTTGCCGCCTGTGCCTCGAGTAAAACCAGAGCTGTTCCTGGCATCAGTTTGCCTTTCTGTCTAGCTTGGTAAATGGTCAGGATCTGGGAGTCAGGCAGAAGAACACCTGCAATGCTGTCTTTCCCTTGGAGATACACATGTAGGTTTTGATCTTCAATCACTTCCTTAACAGACTTCTTCCCTTTCTTTAGATCATCTAGGACCTCCTCACTGATGATGTCAGCCTCAACTAGTTGTTTGGCTGTGACCGTT
This portion of the Festucalex cinctus isolate MCC-2025b chromosome 19, RoL_Fcin_1.0, whole genome shotgun sequence genome encodes:
- the eppk1 gene encoding epiplakin: MEPADPKEKKQNGHTNTHGPVAGVYLEKSKQKISIYEAMKKRLLKPGTALALLEAQAATVGIVDPVMNKVFPVTEAVKEELIGPELREKLLSAEKAVTGYMDPYTNQTISVFQAMRKDLVPRDYGLRLLQAQLATHGLFDPIEKTNVPVESAIQKGYYEKGLLDDQMSELKVFYDPSTQQTINYQSLLVKCIVDPDTGLLLLPIFITFKGLRRGISSAELFESKIIDKEIYDNLQKGKTTTQQVMLDEKVKEYLQGKGSIAGIAILSSNQRLSIYEAMKHRILMPGTALVLLEAQAATGFMIDPVENKKFTVDEAVKNKLIGPEYCAKLRSAERAVTGYKDPYTEETISLFQALSKDLILKEHGIRLLEAQIATGGIIDPIHSHRLPTEVAFKRGYFDQEMKAILEDSGDDTKGFFDPNTEQNLTYLQLIERCVTDPATGLCLLPLWDKSNEMNFTFIDYQTKMAFKQKKVKVTCGKYAGMTVSLWELLMSEYLDKEQRKDIIRKYRESRLTIEMIVTTVLEIIETSVKTTKVIFEGIRETVTAKQLVEADIISEEVLDDLKKGKKSVKEVIEDQNLHVYLQGKDSIAGVLLPDSQILTIYQARQKGKLMPGTALVLLEAQAATGFIIDPIGNRKFSVDDAVKAKIVGPDLCQKLRSAEKAVTGYKDPYYGTTISLFQAMQKDLILKDHGIRLLEAQIATGGIIDPVNSHRIPVHVAYKCGYFNEEMNEILSDPSDDTKGFFDPNTHENLTYLQLMARCVTDPSTGLCLLPLKGKSHKVNIDDAMKELFRRTVVSVRYGRFKGKHATLWDLINSEYLSEEKRQEFFKRFKSRRLTIEEIIESILVIIESKEIKQQADLSFRALRGEVSIVDLLELEIVDEKTFSNLIDGTLKSTDLLLMDSVRAYLQGKSCVAGVILQPSNQKLSIYEAQKTGILTPGTALCLLEAQAATGFIVDPLANKKLTVKQALQEMLIGPQMYEKILSAERAVTGYTDPYTGQKISLFQALKKDLIVKEHGIRLLEAQIATGGIIDPLKCLHLPLNVAYRKGYFDEELNQILLDPSDDTKGFFDPNTKENLTYMEMLGRCVKDKETGLFLLPMTSTPKTSKTTVSLYTDSEIQKVFEETVVSITLGCYAGKSISLWDLIHSGYFTEEQRNELLEKFRTRKVTTHTIITILVSIIEKLEKSKAPKMIMGLRKLVSVKQLLDCGIIDIDTFNQVIEDKVTLAEVTRREHVQRYLNGSRSIAGIKVYPSQTVLSIYGAKTEGILTDGIAHLLLEAQASTGWIIDPLTNKFYRVDEATKEEVIGPDVCEQLLLAERAVTGYKDPYTDTTISLFEAMNEQLIERSDAIRLLQAQIATGGIVDPNMSLRLPVNVAVKRGLLDDQLKIILLNPPENSKGYFDPNTKEKLSYLELMERCEIDPKTGLLLIPLQEDRSNVFHTKEQIELEFKNKTVAMNVGKFQSKDVSLWELLLSEYISQKKREQLIQQYQTGTITVEGLIEILTVIIAEVSSKERKFKGLRKQVSASQLFESKIISKELFTQIIQGEVTVDHVNKMESVQKYLGSTNCIAGVRVESTKEIMSIYEAKSRGLLTPGTSLVLLEAQAATGFVIDPVNDKKLSVAEAVAQKVVGREYKKKLLSAERAVTGYTDPYTGETISLFQALIKDLIVKDHGIRLLEAQIATGGIIDPVYSHRVPVQVAYQRGYFDEEMNQILSDPDDDTKGFFDPNTHENLTYLQLIERCVTDPNTGLNLLPIVKKGEFYFFVDEATKLIMKSTTTTRAGGKYHGTTVSLWDLLYSRYVTEEKRRELVQQFKCGAITIERFLEIILIIQQHTTTTTTSSVISCQVPKTNVDTSTTKTTITTTVSETGSFHGIRKDVSATELLESKIINEDLFKDLNTGTITVKEVSEMDSVRRYLEGTNCIAGVYLQSTRETLSIYEAKSRGLLTPGTSLVLLEAQAATGFVIDPVNNKKLSVDEAVAQRVVGNEWQKKLMSAERAVTGYRDPYTEKTISLFQALKKDLIVKDHGIRLLEAQIATGGIIDPVYSHRVPVQVAYQRGYFDEEMNQILSDPDDDTKGFFDPNTQENLTYLQLVERCITDPITGLSLLVIVKKGEFYFFVDEATKLILKSTTTTSAGGKYHGTTVSLWDLLYSRYVTEEKRRELVQQFKCGAITIKRFLEIILMIIQQHTTTTTTSSVISCQVPKTNVDTSTTKTTITTTVSETGSFHGIRKDVSATELLESKIINEDLFKDLNTGTITVKEVSEMDSVRRYLEGTNCIAGVYLQSTRETLSIYEAKSRGLLTPGTSLVLLEAQAATGFVIDPVNNKKLSVDEAVAQRVVGNEWQKKLLSAERAVTGYRDPYTEKTISLFQALKKDLIVKDHGIRLLEAQIATGGIIDPVYSHRVPVQVAYQRGYFDEEMNQILSDPDDDTKGFFDPNTQENLTYLQLVERCITDPITGLSLLVIVKKGEFYFFVDEATKLILKSTTTTSAGGKYHGTTVSLWDLLYSRYVTEEKRRELVQQFKCGAITIERFLEIILMIIQQHTTTTTTSSVISCQVPKTNVDTSTTKTTIITTTISETGSFHGLRKDVSATELLESKIINEDLYKELRAGTVTVKKVSEMDSVRRYLEGTNCIAGVYLQSTRETLSIYEAKSRGLLTPGTSLVLLEAQAATGFVIDPVNNKKLSVDEAVAQRVVGNEWQKKLLSAERAVTGYRDPYTEKTISLFQALKKDLIVKDHGIRLLEAQIATGGIIDPVYSHRVPVQVAYQRGYFDEEMNQILSDSDDDTKGFFDPNTQENLTYLQLLKRCITDPITGLSLLPLIKK